The following proteins are encoded in a genomic region of Neoarius graeffei isolate fNeoGra1 chromosome 6, fNeoGra1.pri, whole genome shotgun sequence:
- the LOC132888413 gene encoding extracellular calcium-sensing receptor-like, whose product MLFAIEEINNRTDILPGVKVGYRIYDACGSVEITTRSALSLVNGNGKNTSVMSCSKSDTVQAIIGQASSSPSLAISATVGPLHIPVVSHSATCACLSDKKKYPSFFRTIPSDYYQSRALAQLVRHFGWTWVGAVCSDNDYGNNGINEFIIAAKEEGICVEYSMPFFRMDPREKILKVVDIIKASTSKVIVAFVSYSDLGVLLKEMALQNLTGFQWIGSEDWISDINPASSQWQHLLKGSMGFAIPKAQIKGLRQFLTKINPVTDAAIYKELWEAIFECKLPTKENTEIKQMCKGNESLSEVQNLYTDVSELRVANNVYKAVYAVVYALHNILNCSKKDSEQTRHISCANITDSKPWQVFSELKKLHFTTTAGEDVYFDKNGDPAARYELLNWQQEKDGKIVVVKVGFYDGSLQTDLQLSFNNISITWANSKAQVPVSVCSPSCPLGSRKAVQKGRPICCFDCIPCAEGEISNVTDSLTCTMCPPELWSNNRKDTCVIKLVEFLSFEEIMGNILVSFSLLGVSFTICIAVIFFKHKDTPIVRANNSELSFLLLFSLTLCFLCSLTFIGQPSEWSCMLRHTAFGIIFVLCISCILGKTVVVLMAFRATLPGSDVMKWFGPQQQRLSVLAFTLVQVIICVLWLTFSPPFPYKNMKYYKEKIILECHVGSAIGFWAVLGYIGLLALFCFILAFLARKLPDNFNEAKFITFSLLIFCAVWITFIPAYVSSPGKFTVAVEIFAILASSFGLLFCIFLPKCYIIILKSEKNTKKQMMAKAPIK is encoded by the exons ATGTTATTTGCCATTGAggaaatcaacaacagaactgataTTCTTCCTGGTGTAAAAGTGGGTTATAGAATCTATGATGCATGTGGATCAGTAGAAATAACTACAAGATCTGCCTTGTCATTGGTTAATGGCAATGGAAAAAATACATCTGTAATGTCTTGCTCCAAGTCTGATACAGTTCAAGCAATCATAGGACAAGCATCATCAAGCCCTTCTCTTGCCATTTCTGCAACTGTGGGACCTTTGCATATACCTGTG GTCAGTCACTCTGCAACATGTGCATGCCTAAGTGACAAAAAGAAATACCCATCTTTCTTCAGAACTATTCCCAGTGATTACTACCAGAGCAGAGCTTTGGCTCAGTTGGTCAGGCATTTTGGCTGGACATGGGTAGGGGCCGTATGCAGTGATAATGACTATGGGAACAATGGCATAAATGAATTCATAATTGCAGCTAAAGAAGAGGGAATCTGTGTTGAATACTCAATGCCATTCTTTCGGATGGACCCCAGAGAAAAAATTCTGAAAGTAGTTGATATTATCAAGGCTTCAACCTCCAAAGTTATTGTAGCATTTGTCTCATATTCTGACCTTGGGGTTCTTCTAAAGGAAATGGCCTTACAGAACTTGACTGGGTTTCAGTGGATTGGAAGTGAGGACTGGATTTCGGATATCAACCCAGCTAGTTCTCAATGGCAGCATCTTCTGAAAGGATCCATGGGTTTTGCTATCCCAAAAGCTCAAATTAAGGGCCTTAGGCAATTTCTGACAAAGATTAATCCTGTTACTGATGCAGCTATTTACAAAGAGTTATGGGAGGCAATATTTGAATGTAAACTTCCCACAAAAGAAAATACTGAGATAAAACAAATGTGCAAAGGTAATGAAAGTCTCAGTGAAGTTCAAAACCTTTATACAGATGTTTCAGAATTACGAGTCGCAAATAATGTTTACAAGGCTGTTTATGCTGTGGTTTATGCCCTGCATAACATACTTAACTGTTCAAAGAAAGACAGTGAACAAACACGTCACATTTCATGCGCAAACATAACAGATAGCAAACCGTGGCAG GTATTCAGTGAGTTGAAAAAGCTCCATTTCACAACTACAGCTGGAGAGGATGTATACTTTGACAAAAATGGAGACCCAGCAGCAAGGTATGAACTGCTGAACTGGCAACAAGAGAAAGATGGTAAAATAGTGGTTGTTAAAGTCGGCTTCTATGATGGCTCTTTGCAAACAGATCTTCAGCTGTCATTTAACAACATCAGCATAACCTGGGCCAACAGCAAAGCACAG GTACCAGTCTCTGTGTGTAGTCCAAGTTGTCCCCTGGGCTCAAggaaggctgtgcagaaaggaagGCCAATCTGCTGTTTTGACTGTATTCCTTGTGCAGAGGGGGAAATCAGTAATGTCACAG ATTCTCTAACTTGTACCATGTGCCCACCTGAACTATGGTCTAATAACAGAAAAGATACCTGTGTCATAAAGCTGGTGGAATTCCTGTCATTTGAGGAAATAATGGGAAACATTCTGGTATCCTTTTCTTTGTTAGGAGTGTCTTTCACCATCTGCATTGCAGTAATTTTCTTTAAACACAAGGACACACCAATCGTTCGAGCAAATAATTCTGAACTGAGCTTCTTGCTGCtcttctctctgactctgtgtttcCTCTGTTCACTTACATTTATTGGTCAGCCCTCTGAGTGGTCCTGTATGTTGCGCCACACAGCATTTGGGATCATATTTGTCCTCTGCATCTCCTGCATTCTGGGGAAAACTGTAGTAGTGTTAATGGCCTTCAGAGCTACACTTCCAGGGAGTGATGTCATGAAATGGTTTGGGCCTCAACAGCAGAGACTCAGTGTACTTGCCTTCACTCTTGTACAGGTCATTATTTGTGTACTGTGGTTAACATTTTCCCCTCCTTTTCCCTACAAAAATATGAAATACTATAAGGAGAAGATCATATTAGAATGTCATGTCGGCTCAGCAATCGGGTTCTGGGCTGTGCTGGGTTATATAGGACTCCTGGCTCTATTCtgttttattttggcttttctggCCCGGAAACTGCCTGACAATTTCAATGAAGCCAAATTCATCACATTCAGCCTACTCATATTCTGTGCAGTTTGGATCACCTTTATTCCTGCTTATGTCAGCTCTCCTGGAAAATTCACTGTAGCTGTAGAGATATTTGCCATTTTAGCATCAAGCTTTGGTTTACTATTCTGCATATTTCTTCCAAAGTGTTATATAATCATACTGAAATCAGAGAAGAACACTAAAAAGCAAATGATGGCTAAAGCACCTATTAAATGA